The Prochlorococcus sp. MIT 1341 genomic interval TTCCTGGACTAATCGAGGCATCTGTTTGGATTAAAGTCACATAATTAGGAGCAACACCTTCGAGTTGGCCACTTGGATATCTAATCGCACTAACGATTCCTTCAGTAACAGTACCTGCGAGGCCATCTGGAGACCCAAGCGCGACAACTCGTTGTCCAGGGATTGGGTAGTCTGCGAAGCAGAGAGGTAATGGTTTTATTCTCTTTAATGGCTTTGAATTTACTAGTGCGAAATCTAGTTTTCTATCAACATAGATAACTTTTCCATCAGCCTTTAAACCACCTTGAGCAATTATTTGGAACTTACGATCACCTCCAGCAACGACGTGTCTATTGGTAACTACAAGACCATTGTTGTTAATGATGAAACCACTACCAAGCCCTCTGTCATTCTTCAACATAACTACACCTGGAAGACTTTTAGTCGCAATATCTTCAGTTGATAAGGAGCTTTTGCTAACGCTCTGAGGCTTTATCCTGATTGTTGGTTTGGCCCAAGTTTGTATTGCTTTACTAAAAAGTTTCTTTAAAGATTCTATTGTTCCTTTACCTATCGGAACTACAACACTTTTAGATCCTCCTTTTAACTTTAGATTAACCTCTGTATTCTCATTGCTTTTTTTTATTAGGTCAATAAACCCTTGAGGGATAGGAAACTCCCCAGATGAACCATATAGACGAAAACTTTTGCTTGCTACATACAGCTCGACAACATCAGGCAAATCATTAATTTCACCTCTTGTGTATGTGCATGTCCAAAAACCACATCCACCTGCAGAGTAGGTATAACCTCGAAGAAGATCAGTTGTCCACTTCGTTACCACACCTTCTTTTGCACCTGTGTTGAAACTATCGGTAAAATCTCTGTCGAAAACAGCAAGTTGATACTCTCCATCTAAAGCTGAGGTTACCTTGACAATCTTTGACCATGGAATTTTACTTCTACCCTTAGACTTCCAATCTATATCTTTTAAGAATTCAATTACAGGCAACCCTGTCTTCTCATCAGTGGTGTGCGTTCCTTTATTGCTTTTCTTACATTCTTCTGATCTTTTGTAAACGGGTGAACTGCAATTGATTTTGTTTTGCTGTTGTTCTTGTGTGTAGGCCTTTTGACTTAGCAGGAGGAGGAAGCCTGAAGCAGTTGCAACACCAAGACTTAAAGCAATAGCAATACTATGTTTCCTCACGGTTGTTAAATTCACTTATCTCATAGTAAGGACGGTCTTCGTAGTCAGCATCTGAGCAGCACATATCTCCGTAGATCTCCTCGAGTAAGTCATAGGCATCGTCGTAGTTATCAAATCTCTGAGAGGTGATGTCGTCTTCCTCTCCATCGTGTCTGGTGATGCGATATGTCATGCTTTCGTTCTCTTAGGTCTCCCAGTCGACACCATCGTCATCTTCGTCGTATTCATAATTAAGTAGAGAGTTCTCATCGATTTCTTTTTTCTCTTCTTTATTGGTAAGAGGCTTTTCTTCTTCCATTTTTACCATTTCTCTAGTTTGGATAAAGTTTGGATAAAGTTTGGATAGACCCTCGATCTAGAGGTTTTAGTTGCTTCTATTGTCGCTCAAAAAGGCCTGACTGATTCAGAAGCGAAGGATAAGGGCTGATATGGGGCAAATTGATGCCCCATGCAATATCTAGATTGGGTAATAGAGAGTTAGATCAGGATTTCCCATTTGGCTATGTAAGAAGCTAGAAATACCAATCGATGTGGAATTGATATGAATTCGTATAAAAGGAAGTACCTGCTTGCTCATGCTCATAGCTGAGACTTGCAGAGAAACGATTGTCTGTATAAAAGTCAATACCAAGTGCTGTATTCCAATAATCGCTAACTGCTTTCTCAATCGTTAATCGATAGTTTCGAGAGTCGCCAACGTAGTTCATATCAACATTTGAATCATCAGTGAAATCATGGCTATATTCCACTTTCCCGAATGGCCTGAATTTCCAGTTCTCAAAGGGAATGTCATAGCCAAGGTCAATGCCAAAAGAAATCATCTTTCGATTGAGTGTTTGCTCTTTGAAAGTCAATGCAAGGTTGCTTCCAGACTCGGAAAATTCTTTGAATTTAATATGAGCGGCTTCTACCCTTCCATATGGGGTGATTTGAAAATTACCTTCAGAGAGGGATTCTCCAAGTATGGCAATGGAACCGAAGATCATATTTGCGTCCCTATTACCCTTATGGGTGATTGAGTTGTCAATCCTTCGTGTATCCATTTGCATCTTGCCTACACCAAGTTGAGCTTCTATAGGAAGAAAATTTTTAGGTTGGTTAGCTGAATACATTGAAAGACTGTAGTTGTCTGATTCAAGTCGACTTCCTGAACTTCCAACCTCAACATCATCATGGCCAAACGTAAAAGCGATCCCGAACAAACCATTTTCTTTGTACGGTTTATCAATCCCTAAGGTGAAGGCTGTGCTCTCTGATTCCTGATTAGACGAAACGGATTTTCCATCAGAATTGCCAAAAATGATTTGGCCATCAGTCCACATTGACCAGTTGCCTATCAACTTTCCTGCTTTTGGGTTAAGGTTGAGCTTTCCCGTTTTATTACGAACTTCTGCTATCGCAATATCTATAGAGCCTTCTTTTAAATCGGAGATAACTTCATCAGATTGAGCTACAAGCCGTTCATTTGACCAATTTGTTTTTGCCCAGTTTGAAAAGTCTTCAACGCGCATATCTTTCAGCCCTTTTGAAGTTCCATTGACCGCTTTTTCAATTAATGGATTTACAAAGGAAACCTTGATTCCTTGATGCGATTTCTTTTCTGAAGCCTGATTCCTCCTGATCCAGTCAAAACGTCTATTTACTGCATTGATACTTGATTTGCTAAAACGAATTGCTGCATTGGTCCAAGCTTCTGCAAGTCCCACAACGTCCGCTTTAAGTGTTGGATCTGAATGAGGGTCAATAGGTATATGATTATTAACTACACCGTTTGAAGTAGTGGAAGATTCATTCGTAAATGTGAAAGAAAAAGATAAATAATAGGTAGTAATTTCACCTGATGCTGGAGCCTCATCCTGATCTTGGATTTCTTCTACACCGCCTCCTAATGCGGATGTATATGTTGTACCTTCTGAAGTTATTTCAGTACTTTCAAATGAATAAGCAGCTGGTGGTTCAACCTCAATTGTATAGGTTCCATCAGAAGCATAATCGGCTTTAAAAATAAAGCTATAAGAGCCATCGGAGCCAGTTATTTGTGTATTTTCACCACCACTACTGTCAAGCCAATCATTGTTAACAAGTTCACCATTAAATAAAAGCTTTACTGTTGCACCTGATACGGGAGAACGAGTACTTGAATTGTAAATAACTCCTGCAGGGTCAATCAGTAATCCATCTATGCCATCGACATCTTCACAGGCTGTAGTGATAATAATATTTTTTACCCAACGCCCAGTTTGAACTTGTCCATTGCTCTTTGCTAGAACACTTTTAGCAAATCTAGAACCACTTGATGGTCGAACGAATTCGACTTTGTAAGTACCAGCCTCTGTAGGGTAATATTCATATTTTCCTGTACCATCTGACTGAAGAGTAGCAATTGGAGTAATTTCATTTGCCTTATAGATATTAACTTCCGTAGTTGCATATCCTAGTCCCCCTCTACCTCTTGTCTTGCCTTCAATCTTTCCGCAAGATGATGTACCTATAGTCGTGAAATTATATGTAACTTTGCTACTGATTCCAGTAAATGCATTTGGCGAAGATGCTTTATCAACAATAGCTCCTGAATCTATTTCTAAGTAATATCGTGTATCGGCTTCAACAACAGACTCTCCATCACTATTAACTAGATTAATTGTAAGCTCATCGTCTGAAATAGAGACATCTGTATTGCTTGCAACATCAAAAGTTTGAACTTCACTATCGTCCGCATAATTGCGAAGTGTGATGTCACCAGTTCCAAAGTTTACATCTTCTGTAAAAACTAATTTCAATATAGGATTGTCTTTGTCTAGCTGAGTGTATTCATTTGCTGGAGAGTAATGCTTGACTGTAGGTGCTGTTGTGTCTATTGATTTTGTTGTAAAATTCAAATCCCTTCGGCTTACTAGTCCTTTGTAGCTATCATTTGATGTTGATCTGATTACGTCATTTTTTATATAAATCCAGTACTCCTTATTTGCTTGAAGTTTGTTGCTTATGTCAACCTCGATTGATCGCTTGTCAGCGCTGAATGTAACTCTGCTTGAGGTTATTCTATATCTTGCTACATCTTTTCTAAGATTTTCCCATCTATTTTTTTCCCTTAAAGCAATATACCCTCTATTAGGTTTAACATCTCTATCGAAATTTAATGTTAACTTGGCGGTTGTAAGAACACCCACTTGTCCATCAGAAGGTGAGGATGATGACAATATTGGCCCCGCTGCGCAACCATTACTGCCCCAGCATGGATGCTTGCTTTTCGATAAGCTTGGGCCAAACTTTTTTGGTTTCTGCCTTCTTTTTATTACATTCCAACTAGTTAAATCCTGGTCAAATGCGTTTGCAGCACGGAACATTTGATTGAATCCGCTAGCTGAACCAGTATTCCAACTCCCAATATTTTGATTAAAGGCTTTTGCACCACGAAAAGTTTGGTGGAAGCTTTTAACACTAGAAGTAACCCAATTAGAGATATTCCCATTAAAAACCTTGGCGCCTCTAAACATATTGTTCATATTTTCCACGCTTTCCACATCCCAGCTGTTTAGGCTTTGATTAAACTTATTAGCTTTCATAAACATCTTTGCTGTAGTAGTTACACGACTGACATCCCAATCATTCAGGTCTTGATTAAATCTTACAGCACGTTCAAACATGCCATACATATTAGTTACTTTGGCAACATTCCAATCTCCTATATCTCTATTAAACCTAAAAGCCCCTTTAAACATATAACTCATATTTTCGGCATTACTAGTATTCCATTGACTTATATCTGCATTGAAATACCTTTTACCTTTAAATAACCCTGAAAAGTTTTTGATATTACCTGTGTAAATATCTCCTTTAGTGGCATCCCCTGATGTGTCCCCAAATGTATACTGCTTATCGCCATTTCCGTCCCCAACATCTTTTGTTATTGTGTAATCGGTAGCGTTACTTGCTCCCGCTGAAATAGCATCAACTAATATTTGTCTATTAACTATTAGCTTTCCGTTGCAGTCTCCCGAACTTCCCAGTACTGCATTGTCCAGGCTTGTTACTTCTGTATTGCAAGGATTAGCAAACGCCTTGCTTGGTGATAAAAGTGCTATGACAAAACAACTTCTAAGTAGTTGTTTCCTTAATTCGACTAATAAGGATTGACTGGAGCATTGCAAAACCTTTTCTATTTGGGACTGAACAATATTCCCGGCAAATCTTTCATTGTCAATATCTACTTCAGTTATTGCAATGGCAATTATTGAGCCCCAATTCTTCTCCAAAAGCTTTGCAGCCTTCTAAAATTAAAATGAAATCTAAGGATTCATGGTCTAACAGGTCCTTTCCCTTGGACACTTTTCGTAGTGCCATATTTTATGTGGGATTGGAGGGTTAATCGCTCTACACAAGTTTGAATAAAGTAGAGCTATATAAGTCAGTATGTTGATTAGGCTTATGTTCTTAGGCGTTAAAACTTCTATGACTAGAACTAAAGACAGAATTATTATTTTTGCCTGGAAAGCAGAAAAATCACTATCTGAATATGGTCAGAGTTAGGGTGTGCAGCTAACCCTTCTTGTACGGCATGGGATATTGCTACTGATCTTTGTACGATAGAAAAATTGTATGGTATGAAAATCAAAAAATCCCTTAACCAATCCAGGAGTTAAAGATGGCAAAACTCAGTCCTACCAAGCCTGATAAAGATCAACCCTGGAGGGTATGGGCATTTGTGGTTGGCTTGAATTTAGTGGCATGGATTGGTTGGTATTTCATGCATGATGCACCATCTAAATGGTGAATACCAAATGCGTTGGCTTTTAAGAAAGAAAGCTTTGATTTGGAATGTAGGCGTTGGTGTATGTATTGCTCTTGGCTTGGCTCGCCATCTGATGAATTAAGGGATCAATTCAAGTTTGAGTAGAAATTCCTCATTAGCTCAGAACGGTTGCTATCCCTCAAAGGGGGGCATCGAAATACGTCCGCCTTCTTTATGCCCAAAAATGTTCTTACTTCATCCCCTGTTTCATCGAACGATTTTGGCTTTTCTTTTAGTTATCCAAGAGTCAGGGTATGAACTGCCAACACTAGAAAATCGAAAAGATTTCCAGGATGAATTAATCCAAGAGCTTGAAGAAGGGATTTTGCCAATCATAAAACAAAGTGTTACTAAAATCCTTTAGGGACAAGAAATGATCAAGAAGCAAATCGTCCTGAGTTTTGAAGAGCACCTTTCCTAATCAAATAGAAATCAAAAAATGTGCGAATGGATTTTTCTGATTCGTTGGAACCCCTTTTAGCCACTTAAATGCACTTGTTCATTAGCCAGTAGTTGATTTCTGTCATATCAAGGGATTTGGGCGAAGATGGGTGATTTGGATAAACCCTCAATTTCAGGGTTTTAGTTGCTAATGCATCTGCTAAATCTATATTTGTCTTGTAATTGATAAAAAGGATATTAGCACTTTAGTCGCTTCTATCTCTCTTGCAATATGTAATGTGATGAGTGTGCTTCTAGTGCACTTTGAAATTCTTATTAATCATCTTTTTTGTTTTTCAGGTACGAAATATTTGATCAGGAGTAATACATTTACTATCGGCTACTAAAAATCTTATCGCAGATAACTCTTCTGTTCTTTGCCGTTCCTTCTATTAAGAAGGTAGTTAAAATCATATGTCGCCATTGTAAGCATCCAAAGCAGTCGTTGATGCAGTTCGAGATTCGTAGGTATAGTTAATTTCTCTTTCAACCCATGCCTAAATTTAGAGATCTCATTGTATTATAGTAAAAATATATGCTATTTTAAATTATGCTAATACGTTTAATAAAAAGAATCAAGAATTCGGCAAGAAATAGATTTTTCAATGGCTTGAATAAAAAAAGTATACCATCATCAATATATATGTTTTTCTACCGGCTAGAATCTAAAAGATTAGGAATAAAAAACTTAAAGATTGAAAGAAGGTCTGATTTATTTATATTATCTGAGGAAGAAGAAGCTAAGGTTGTTCAGTGGTCTTTCCCTAATAATTTAAGATTCTTAGGAGGTCGTTATAGCGATGGATTAACAGCTCGAGGCCATTACTTGGCTAAAGATTATCGTGTTGACACTATAAAATTGCAGTCAAGTGACATTATTATTGACTGTGGAGCAAACTTTGGAGACCTATGGTTATATTTAAATAGTCTTGAATTAAATCTTAAGTATTATGGTATTGAGCCAGGAATAGATGAATTTAAGGTCTTAAAAAATAATATTGAGATAAATAAAACCTCTACGCTTGTTGAGGCTAGCCTCTATAGCAATGCCTTAGGTGATAGTAATGGTAAAAAGACTTTTTACTACTCTCCAGAACGTGGGGATTCTTCATTGATAATGCCTTTAAATTATATAAATACTTATGAAGTAGATGTTTTAACAATTGACAGTTTCGTTCAAGGAACAGGCTTAAGCAATCAAACCATTAAACTATTAAAGCTAGAGGCAGAAGGGTTTGAGCCTGAAATTCTTTATGGTTCAATTAATACATTGAAAAACATAGAGTATATAGCAGCCGATTTAAGTCCTGAGAGGGGTGTTAATGAAGATAACACCATAGCAGAAGTAACAAGTTTTTTGACAAGGAATAATTTCGAGATGATCTTGTTTAATAATCATGTTCCTCCCTATAGGCTATCAGCCTTATATAAGAACAGACTATTTATTTAGCTAATTATTTTAATGTCATCAGTAAATATTGTTTTGCAGATCCAGTATTATATAAAAGTTTTATATATAGATCTCGATAGCCCCTCTCCCTGAATTAAATAAAGTACTGGAGTTCTTGTTGCTAACTTTTATGCTCTCTTGTCGCTTTCAAACGGTAAAAAGTAAACAGTAAAAAGTAAATAGAAATAGAAATAGGGCGTAAATGAACTGATTCGGTTAGTGTAAATCGGATATGGAGTTAAAAGTTAAAAGTTAAAAGTTAAAAGTTTAAATTTGAACAGGCCTATAACTGGGATCTTGGCCAATAGAACTTTTTTTGTTGTATGTATTGTCTCTTAAATAAAGAAAAGAATGTTTATGAGCCAATTAATCAGCTCTTGATACTCCCATTTCCCTTTTTCTTCTATCTTGTTTTATCTCTTCTTTGATTTGCTTGTAATAAGAAATTTCTTTTAGATCTCTTGAGCCAAGAACATAGCCCAGTGTTGCTGCTAAATAAATTTTGTGCTTTATATCTGCACTTAGAGACATTGTTTATCCTAAAGATAGCTAATCATAATTTCCTCTATGTTAATCTTTATCTTGTTTGTTGTTCCTTCTACTTTTTATATCCATTACTTTTAAGATCTTTTCAAACATTTTGGACATGCATAGTCCTCATGCTTTTACTTTTACTAACAACCCATCACGAGGAGATGGACTGGGAATTTGTCGCAGAGTGAGGTCTTGATCAGGTATAACTTCAAGTCGTAATTTACGAAATAACCCAACCACCATCAGTCGGATCTCAAGTTCGGCTAACGCTTTACCAAGACATACACGTTCCCCTCCACCGAAAGGCATAAGGTTTAAAGAACATTCATTCTCTAGGTGACGTTGTGGTCGAAAGATATCTAGATCACCAATCCCATGACGGTTAGAAGCAATTAGAGCTATTTGTACTACACGATCATTAGGCACGACAATGTCATCTACGATCACGGGTTTCTTGGTGCGGCGAAAAAAACCACCTACTGGTGGAGTGAATCGCATTACTTCTTTTAAGAGGGCATCTAGTTTTGGGGCATTTGCAGGGTCGTAGACCATAGTTGCCTTCTCAGGACTTGGAGGCCAATCCAGTGCCTCTATCTCTTCACGAAGCCAGGGTTCCATTTGTGGATTGAGAAGTAATTCTCGCATTAGGCAGCTAAGAGCAGAAGCTGTGGTTTCATATCCAGCAAATAACAGTAGAAGTAGTTGTTCTCCCAAATCTTCATCTGCGAAAGGAATGCCTGCTTCATCTAGACCCCCTGCGAGTAAATCCAAGCCACCTTTGCCATTGATAGGTTGGCTAAGTATTTCTTGGAGTTTTTCTAGTAGACGTTTTCTTGCTTTGAGAGCTTTGGCAAAGGGACTGCCTGGAAGGGTGATGGGAATTGAGAAGAGAGCCTTGGTCCAGATCTCGAAATCAGAAAATAACTTGTCACGATCATTACCCTCCAGTCCAAGAACAGTTGTAGCTATAACGGAAAAAGCGAAACGTCGCATCTTTTCGGTTAAAGGGAGAGGAGCGTTTGCAGTTTTTAGTTCTTCCACGAGCTCATCAATTAAGTTGATAATGCCAGGGCTATAGCGTTGAAGTGCTGAAGATGAGAATAATTGTGCTACTACCCTTCTCCTTGCTTTATGAGCTGCTCCATTGCGGTTTGCGAGTGAATGGCTACCTAAAAGTTGTTGAACACTCTGCGGCCACCAACCTTCAATCGCCTCTGGTTGAGATAACAAATCAGCAATAGCTTTGTCCCCCTGAATGAACACCATTGGCTGTCCAAGCATTGATGTTTCAAAGACATTCCCAAGACGGTCAAACCGCCTTTTGGCGAAGCTAGGGTCGCGGAAAAATGCTAGAGCCTCAAAAATTCCAGATAGGGCACCAGTAGTTGGTAGAGGGCGCAATTTAGACATAGTCATCAAATGTTTTCCTCTGACTGATAAACGGTCCAAAAAGTTCGAGTGTTTTTCAAGAGAAAGCTCTTAGATCATTATCATAAATATGGATCTGGATTTGAGGATCGTTTTTTTATTAGCCAGTAAAGGTAAAAAGAGGTGTTTTTACTCTTGGTGCCTTGTGCTTAGTTGGCTAGAAATAAAATAGGAGTCTGAGCTCATTGGTGTAAAAATAAGAGCTTGACTCAAAGGGGGGCATCGAAATCCGTCCGCCTTCTTTATGCCCAAAAATGTTCTTACTTCATCCCCTGTTTCATCGAACGATTTTGGCTTTTCTTTTAGATATCCAAGAGTCAGGGTATGAACTGCCAACACTAGAAAATCGAAAAGATTTCCAGGATGAATTAATCCAAGAGCTTGAAGAAGGGATTTTGCCAATCATAAAACAAAGTGTTACTAAAATCCTTTAGGGACAAGAAATGATCAAGAAGCAAATCGTCCTAAGTGTTGAATAGTGCTTGATTGAGTCTTCTATTGGGTTAGGATTTCTTCTAATAGAGATGCAACTCTGCACAAATATTTGATAGATTCAATTTAGGAAAAACTAGGTTCTGCCTAGACCTTTCCATTTCAGAGATTGCATGTCAGGAGATGGTGAATAATCCACCATTATCTTAAAAAAATATGATCTAATTCTGTGAATTCATTTTTGAAAAATGTCTACACCTAGCTTTATGAATGTAGTTCGCTACAAACTCAAACCAGACTGCGTAGATAAATACTTTGAGAAGTTGGCTGAGTTCAACAGTGAAGGCCTTAGGGGGAAATACGTTGCAAAGACAGGCGTAAATGATTATTGCTTTGTTGGACTCTGGGACAGTGAGGAGGCTATAGCGGCTGCAAGACCAAGAATGCTCGCTCATCTTGATGAGGTAAGAGGGTTTATGGAGGAGTTGTCACCAGATCTAGGGGTTACAGATCCAGTCTCTGGACCAATTGTTGCTTGATGCATAGCTGACCCCGCAGGACATGCCCCCTGACAATCAATTCATAGAAAATTATCTGAGCCATATCTTGCTAGAGATATGGCAGCTAAGGAGCTTCTGAGAAATTCCCTTGCAACAAACTGGAGACTATTTTCATTACCCTACCCCAGGGGAAACCAGCAATCCAATTAATTAGCGGCCTACTCTTAAAGCCTTCACAGCCTGACTATCCTCTTT includes:
- a CDS encoding S1C family serine protease, whose product is MRKHSIAIALSLGVATASGFLLLLSQKAYTQEQQQNKINCSSPVYKRSEECKKSNKGTHTTDEKTGLPVIEFLKDIDWKSKGRSKIPWSKIVKVTSALDGEYQLAVFDRDFTDSFNTGAKEGVVTKWTTDLLRGYTYSAGGCGFWTCTYTRGEINDLPDVVELYVASKSFRLYGSSGEFPIPQGFIDLIKKSNENTEVNLKLKGGSKSVVVPIGKGTIESLKKLFSKAIQTWAKPTIRIKPQSVSKSSLSTEDIATKSLPGVVMLKNDRGLGSGFIINNNGLVVTNRHVVAGGDRKFQIIAQGGLKADGKVIYVDRKLDFALVNSKPLKRIKPLPLCFADYPIPGQRVVALGSPDGLAGTVTEGIVSAIRYPSGQLEGVAPNYVTLIQTDASISPGNSGGPLLNNKGEVIGINTFNVPMGGRGQNLNFAVSIVDVLRAVEAQKPEKADRGWFKIFQKTVNRCGNLM
- a CDS encoding cytochrome P450; this encodes MSKLRPLPTTGALSGIFEALAFFRDPSFAKRRFDRLGNVFETSMLGQPMVFIQGDKAIADLLSQPEAIEGWWPQSVQQLLGSHSLANRNGAAHKARRRVVAQLFSSSALQRYSPGIINLIDELVEELKTANAPLPLTEKMRRFAFSVIATTVLGLEGNDRDKLFSDFEIWTKALFSIPITLPGSPFAKALKARKRLLEKLQEILSQPINGKGGLDLLAGGLDEAGIPFADEDLGEQLLLLLFAGYETTASALSCLMRELLLNPQMEPWLREEIEALDWPPSPEKATMVYDPANAPKLDALLKEVMRFTPPVGGFFRRTKKPVIVDDIVVPNDRVVQIALIASNRHGIGDLDIFRPQRHLENECSLNLMPFGGGERVCLGKALAELEIRLMVVGLFRKLRLEVIPDQDLTLRQIPSPSPRDGLLVKVKA
- a CDS encoding BspA family leucine-rich repeat surface protein; this encodes MEKNWGSIIAIAITEVDIDNERFAGNIVQSQIEKVLQCSSQSLLVELRKQLLRSCFVIALLSPSKAFANPCNTEVTSLDNAVLGSSGDCNGKLIVNRQILVDAISAGASNATDYTITKDVGDGNGDKQYTFGDTSGDATKGDIYTGNIKNFSGLFKGKRYFNADISQWNTSNAENMSYMFKGAFRFNRDIGDWNVAKVTNMYGMFERAVRFNQDLNDWDVSRVTTTAKMFMKANKFNQSLNSWDVESVENMNNMFRGAKVFNGNISNWVTSSVKSFHQTFRGAKAFNQNIGSWNTGSASGFNQMFRAANAFDQDLTSWNVIKRRQKPKKFGPSLSKSKHPCWGSNGCAAGPILSSSSPSDGQVGVLTTAKLTLNFDRDVKPNRGYIALREKNRWENLRKDVARYRITSSRVTFSADKRSIEVDISNKLQANKEYWIYIKNDVIRSTSNDSYKGLVSRRDLNFTTKSIDTTAPTVKHYSPANEYTQLDKDNPILKLVFTEDVNFGTGDITLRNYADDSEVQTFDVASNTDVSISDDELTINLVNSDGESVVEADTRYYLEIDSGAIVDKASSPNAFTGISSKVTYNFTTIGTSSCGKIEGKTRGRGGLGYATTEVNIYKANEITPIATLQSDGTGKYEYYPTEAGTYKVEFVRPSSGSRFAKSVLAKSNGQVQTGRWVKNIIITTACEDVDGIDGLLIDPAGVIYNSSTRSPVSGATVKLLFNGELVNNDWLDSSGGENTQITGSDGSYSFIFKADYASDGTYTIEVEPPAAYSFESTEITSEGTTYTSALGGGVEEIQDQDEAPASGEITTYYLSFSFTFTNESSTTSNGVVNNHIPIDPHSDPTLKADVVGLAEAWTNAAIRFSKSSINAVNRRFDWIRRNQASEKKSHQGIKVSFVNPLIEKAVNGTSKGLKDMRVEDFSNWAKTNWSNERLVAQSDEVISDLKEGSIDIAIAEVRNKTGKLNLNPKAGKLIGNWSMWTDGQIIFGNSDGKSVSSNQESESTAFTLGIDKPYKENGLFGIAFTFGHDDVEVGSSGSRLESDNYSLSMYSANQPKNFLPIEAQLGVGKMQMDTRRIDNSITHKGNRDANMIFGSIAILGESLSEGNFQITPYGRVEAAHIKFKEFSESGSNLALTFKEQTLNRKMISFGIDLGYDIPFENWKFRPFGKVEYSHDFTDDSNVDMNYVGDSRNYRLTIEKAVSDYWNTALGIDFYTDNRFSASLSYEHEQAGTSFYTNSYQFHIDWYF
- a CDS encoding FkbM family methyltransferase, whose product is MNKKSIPSSIYMFFYRLESKRLGIKNLKIERRSDLFILSEEEEAKVVQWSFPNNLRFLGGRYSDGLTARGHYLAKDYRVDTIKLQSSDIIIDCGANFGDLWLYLNSLELNLKYYGIEPGIDEFKVLKNNIEINKTSTLVEASLYSNALGDSNGKKTFYYSPERGDSSLIMPLNYINTYEVDVLTIDSFVQGTGLSNQTIKLLKLEAEGFEPEILYGSINTLKNIEYIAADLSPERGVNEDNTIAEVTSFLTRNNFEMILFNNHVPPYRLSALYKNRLFI